The Psychrobacter sp. LV10R520-6 genome includes a region encoding these proteins:
- a CDS encoding helix-turn-helix transcriptional regulator: MPTHAIASYNKSERLFILYQRLPRDKEKAISLTELMTTYGNDPKHFANERKNLENDLISLKQIFNDIFYSQALVRAPAWEQNISGKTARFYIEAGFSIDIINEQTLFFWEMLSNYTAYYLPVSMQLTISDKLSQIRRQDKQAFDSSPLGQWQEHLITLPSIVQAPTLNSDVLASIHESLLQNCLLHICYHKKWEDSPIQRVIYPKGLVFIDNMMYFTGFNAIEDNIDDEVLLKQHRNFAVSRIVEATVIDEQVPDWLGRDIFTLTSLQQLGKLEFTDNTEISLVLKVQKYACQHLYERPLSADQNIAIVDDTWNQVSATVANTQRLQDWLVSMSQLAVVVEPISLKVIILERLHSALELYED; encoded by the coding sequence ATGCCCACACATGCTATCGCCAGCTATAACAAATCAGAGCGCTTATTTATCCTTTATCAACGTTTGCCGCGTGATAAAGAGAAAGCCATATCATTAACGGAGTTAATGACAACTTATGGTAACGATCCTAAGCATTTCGCTAATGAGCGCAAGAACTTAGAAAATGATCTTATTAGCTTAAAACAAATATTTAACGATATATTTTATAGTCAGGCTTTAGTACGAGCACCAGCATGGGAGCAAAATATCAGTGGTAAGACAGCAAGGTTTTATATTGAAGCTGGTTTTAGCATTGATATCATTAACGAGCAAACACTGTTTTTTTGGGAGATGCTTAGCAATTATACCGCGTACTATTTGCCAGTCTCTATGCAGCTGACCATATCTGATAAGCTGTCGCAGATTCGCCGGCAAGATAAGCAGGCCTTTGATAGTAGTCCATTAGGGCAATGGCAAGAGCATCTGATTACCTTACCAAGCATTGTGCAAGCGCCAACGCTTAATAGCGATGTGCTTGCCAGCATTCATGAATCCTTACTGCAAAACTGCCTGTTGCATATCTGTTATCACAAAAAATGGGAGGATAGTCCCATTCAAAGGGTGATTTATCCGAAAGGACTGGTTTTTATTGACAATATGATGTATTTCACAGGCTTTAATGCTATTGAAGATAATATTGATGATGAGGTGTTACTGAAGCAGCATCGTAATTTTGCGGTCAGTCGTATTGTTGAGGCTACAGTCATTGATGAGCAAGTACCTGACTGGCTAGGGCGAGATATCTTTACCCTGACAAGCTTACAGCAATTGGGCAAGCTAGAGTTTACCGACAATACTGAAATTAGCTTGGTTTTAAAAGTACAGAAATATGCCTGTCAGCACCTTTATGAACGTCCACTCTCAGCAGATCAGAACATTGCTATTGTTGATGATACTTGGAATCAAGTAAGCGCTACTGTTGCTAACACGCAACGCTTGCAAGACTGGCTAGTGAGTATGTCGCAGCTAGCAGTGGTAGTAGAGCCGATATCATTGAAAGTCATTATTCTTGAGCGCTTACATAGTGCGTTAGAGTTGTATGAGGATTAG
- a CDS encoding acyl-CoA dehydrogenase: protein MSILHEVGYDKNTNGLWAVWASEGHSDPIRYQQGKVSGTKAWCSGANIIDHALMTYRDNHGHSQLLIVDMQQTGIEIDNSEWQAVGMQATGTATVQFNQATASNVGAANAYLERMGFWHGAAGIAACWYGATAYLASYLMTAYQQKPHDYKAMYLGQISTALAVTQQYFHRVSSLIDSQPQRSHELAIRQLRSNVEQLARLVIETVGQALGAVPFCRNAHFARLSADLAVFIRQSHGAFDLQKIGELISDETSDLLDGQENIWQSLMFQHSM from the coding sequence TTGAGTATTTTACATGAAGTGGGCTATGACAAAAATACCAATGGACTATGGGCAGTTTGGGCGTCAGAAGGTCACTCCGATCCTATACGTTACCAGCAGGGCAAAGTCAGTGGCACAAAGGCTTGGTGTTCGGGGGCGAATATTATTGATCATGCGCTAATGACTTATCGAGATAACCACGGTCACTCGCAACTGCTTATTGTGGACATGCAGCAAACTGGGATTGAGATTGACAATAGTGAATGGCAAGCGGTAGGAATGCAAGCCACTGGTACTGCCACCGTACAGTTTAATCAGGCAACGGCCAGTAATGTTGGGGCGGCGAATGCGTATCTAGAACGTATGGGATTTTGGCATGGAGCGGCAGGTATTGCCGCTTGCTGGTATGGCGCAACGGCTTACTTAGCATCCTATCTAATGACGGCTTATCAGCAAAAACCGCATGATTATAAAGCCATGTATTTGGGGCAAATTAGTACGGCATTAGCCGTCACTCAGCAGTATTTTCATCGTGTCTCAAGCTTAATAGATAGCCAACCGCAACGGAGCCATGAACTTGCCATTCGTCAATTAAGATCAAACGTCGAGCAGCTGGCTCGCCTAGTGATAGAGACCGTCGGACAGGCATTGGGGGCAGTGCCATTTTGTCGTAATGCCCATTTCGCAAGATTATCAGCAGATTTAGCGGTGTTTATTCGCCAAAGTCATGGGGCGTTTGATTTACAAAAGATTGGCGAATTAATCAGTGACGAAACCAGTGACTTATTAGATGGGCAGGAAAATATATGGCAGTCCCTAATGTTTCAGCACTCGATGTAG
- a CDS encoding methionine synthase — protein sequence MTTLLPTPLLKPTLLPTSTAGSLPKPSWLAEPEKIWSPWRLEGDGLIEGKQDALRVSLQEQVSAGIDIVSDGEQTRQHFVTTFIEHLDGVDFEKRETVRIRNRYDASVPSVVGAVSRQKPVFVEDAKFLRQQTNKPIKWALPGPMTMIDTLYDGHYKSREKLAWEFAIILNQEARELEAAGVDIIQFDEPAFNVFFDDVNDWGIATLERAIEGLKCETAVHICYGYGIKANTDWKKSLGSEWRQYEKAFPKLQQSKIDIISLECQNSRVPMDLLELIRGKKVMVGAIDVATNNIETPEEVANTLRAALQFVDADKLYPSTNCGMAPLSRQVARGKLSALSAGAQIVRKELTA from the coding sequence ATGACAACATTATTACCGACACCATTACTGAAACCAACGTTATTACCGACGTCAACCGCTGGCAGCTTACCGAAACCTTCTTGGCTGGCAGAACCTGAGAAAATTTGGTCACCTTGGAGATTAGAAGGTGACGGGCTTATTGAAGGCAAACAAGATGCTTTACGTGTGTCATTGCAGGAACAAGTGAGTGCAGGGATTGATATTGTCAGTGATGGCGAGCAGACCCGTCAGCATTTTGTGACCACCTTCATTGAACATCTTGATGGCGTAGATTTTGAGAAGCGTGAGACCGTTCGAATCCGTAATCGCTATGATGCGAGTGTGCCGTCAGTGGTTGGTGCTGTGAGTCGTCAAAAGCCTGTATTTGTTGAAGATGCTAAGTTTTTACGTCAGCAAACCAATAAGCCAATCAAATGGGCACTGCCAGGCCCGATGACGATGATTGATACGCTGTATGATGGTCATTATAAAAGCCGTGAAAAATTGGCTTGGGAATTCGCCATCATACTCAATCAAGAAGCGAGAGAATTAGAGGCAGCGGGTGTGGATATTATCCAATTCGATGAACCTGCCTTTAATGTGTTCTTTGATGACGTGAACGACTGGGGTATTGCAACGTTAGAGCGTGCAATTGAAGGTCTAAAATGTGAAACGGCGGTCCATATTTGCTACGGCTATGGCATCAAAGCCAACACCGATTGGAAAAAGTCACTGGGTTCAGAGTGGCGCCAATATGAGAAAGCGTTTCCTAAACTGCAGCAGTCTAAGATCGATATTATCTCACTCGAATGTCAAAACTCACGTGTGCCCATGGATTTGCTTGAATTGATTCGTGGTAAAAAAGTGATGGTCGGTGCCATTGATGTGGCAACCAATAACATTGAAACCCCTGAAGAGGTTGCCAATACGCTTAGAGCTGCACTGCAATTTGTCGATGCTGACAAGCTCTATCCTTCGACCAACTGTGGTATGGCACCTTTGTCTCGCCAAGTTGCACGAGGCAAGTTGAGTGCTTTAAGCGCAGGCGCCCAAATCGTTCGTAAAGAACTGACTGCCTAG
- a CDS encoding PD-(D/E)XK nuclease family protein: MSAVKSLINEVSQKLSALETAQALYSRQLSPDFNTFDYINTDELGLSRILASLLDPKGSHAQQGSFLSLFVEYCLPTVYKENKWQGFLDNIDKTDVFLEEVTGKSNSQRRMDIYLRCQVGDESYGICIENKPYAGDQFEQLKDYAIELDNRKHKAWHLIYLSEYQDVPSEYSIKPDDLNTLTDNNQFSAVKFSDLIGWLKACQVECQNHSVSEFIAQLIKFIQKQFMGIEDMNEDNAVLDIIKKNAATIDASIKVSNTVDRMKKELMAKLKIDLLAKCKKTDYELDISYLGDGKSYERINLIIPGYDIGYICFEFQNKNFDKPCLGIKFISAEAVKTSPYTEKMKSVLNIALTDKNIWSSSLWPAGYYFQPQDWKGCSKAWLMINEGTMADKILDEMDKIFSLLKDNNLLIQ; this comes from the coding sequence ATGAGCGCAGTGAAGAGTTTAATAAATGAAGTCAGCCAAAAGCTTAGTGCCTTAGAGACTGCGCAAGCACTCTACAGTCGTCAGCTCTCACCTGACTTTAATACTTTTGATTATATCAACACCGATGAATTGGGTCTTAGTCGTATTTTAGCGTCTCTGCTTGATCCTAAAGGCAGTCATGCACAGCAAGGAAGCTTTTTAAGTCTATTCGTTGAGTACTGCTTACCTACCGTATATAAAGAGAATAAATGGCAGGGTTTTCTTGATAATATAGATAAAACTGATGTTTTTCTTGAAGAAGTAACTGGAAAAAGCAATAGCCAACGACGTATGGATATTTACTTAAGGTGTCAGGTTGGTGATGAAAGCTATGGTATTTGTATTGAGAATAAGCCTTACGCAGGAGATCAGTTTGAACAATTAAAAGATTACGCTATAGAGCTTGATAATAGAAAGCACAAGGCTTGGCATCTCATATACCTAAGCGAGTATCAGGATGTACCAAGTGAGTATAGTATAAAACCTGATGACTTAAATACTTTGACTGATAACAATCAGTTTAGCGCTGTAAAGTTTAGCGATCTAATAGGTTGGCTCAAGGCCTGCCAAGTCGAATGCCAAAATCATAGCGTCAGTGAATTTATTGCACAATTAATTAAGTTTATTCAAAAGCAGTTCATGGGAATAGAAGATATGAATGAAGATAATGCAGTTTTAGATATTATTAAAAAAAATGCAGCTACCATCGATGCCAGTATCAAGGTGTCTAACACTGTAGATCGAATGAAGAAAGAGCTAATGGCAAAGCTGAAAATAGACTTATTAGCAAAATGTAAAAAAACTGATTATGAATTGGATATTAGTTACCTCGGTGATGGCAAAAGCTATGAGCGGATTAACCTTATAATCCCAGGCTACGATATCGGATATATTTGTTTTGAGTTTCAGAATAAGAATTTTGACAAACCATGTTTGGGTATTAAGTTTATCTCAGCAGAGGCAGTAAAAACCTCTCCATATACAGAAAAAATGAAATCGGTGCTAAATATAGCATTAACCGACAAAAATATTTGGAGTTCATCACTTTGGCCAGCTGGTTATTACTTTCAGCCTCAAGACTGGAAGGGCTGTAGCAAAGCATGGCTAATGATAAATGAAGGTACAATGGCAGATAAGATTTTGGATGAAATGGACAAAATCTTTAGTTTGTTAAAAGATAACAACCTTCTTATTCAATAA
- a CDS encoding PP2C family protein-serine/threonine phosphatase, which translates to MNTSSNERYPKSINSIAQACAITFQGNASNQRQQDAFFFLDNWYQETSGITEIISIEMPFCFAVSDGVASSNYSQYCSKAVVKAIKALWDGNQSTTQPITSNHIHHLISQTKHSHKRYGAAATLAMITGTFNSDETISVRIMHVGDSRVYKLLKGETQWQCLTRDDNLLNELIDQQAHEQGRQATFADYNRDGMAGSLYSITECFALTADNDFPSSEAPDSTAQTITIQSGDCLVVCTDGIHDLVPSKDWQPINAETDLQDWLKALKTQVYQSDGHAYDNGTAIVVRFY; encoded by the coding sequence ATGAATACTTCCTCAAATGAACGCTATCCAAAATCCATCAATTCAATAGCGCAAGCTTGCGCCATAACTTTCCAAGGCAATGCCAGTAACCAGCGTCAGCAGGATGCTTTTTTCTTTTTGGATAACTGGTATCAAGAGACCTCAGGTATTACAGAAATTATATCTATAGAAATGCCATTTTGCTTTGCGGTATCGGATGGGGTAGCCAGCTCTAACTATTCACAGTATTGCTCAAAGGCAGTTGTAAAAGCAATCAAAGCTTTATGGGATGGCAATCAATCAACTACTCAACCCATCACTTCAAATCATATTCATCATTTAATCAGTCAAACCAAGCACTCGCATAAACGTTATGGCGCCGCAGCCACTCTCGCTATGATTACAGGAACATTCAATAGTGATGAAACCATTAGCGTGAGAATAATGCATGTTGGTGACAGTCGTGTCTATAAACTGCTTAAAGGTGAGACGCAATGGCAGTGCTTGACTCGAGATGATAACTTACTCAATGAACTAATTGATCAGCAGGCGCATGAGCAAGGGAGACAAGCTACGTTTGCAGATTATAACCGTGACGGTATGGCAGGTAGCTTGTACAGCATCACGGAATGCTTTGCATTGACTGCTGATAATGATTTTCCGAGCAGCGAGGCGCCAGATAGTACCGCGCAGACCATTACTATTCAGTCAGGTGACTGTCTAGTGGTTTGCACTGATGGAATTCATGATTTGGTACCAAGTAAAGATTGGCAGCCTATCAATGCCGAGACTGATTTACAAGACTGGCTAAAAGCCCTTAAAACTCAGGTGTATCAATCTGATGGTCATGCTTATGATAATGGCACAGCGATTGTGGTTCGTTTTTATTGA
- a CDS encoding class I SAM-dependent methyltransferase: MLDVGCSSGRDATYFASLGYQVTAIDASVNLIEGAKEHCSSNKIDWCALSFKDVKSQPWQGRFTRIWACASLLHVPFSELAAAIELLLDTLTEDGVLYASFKYGEGERIESERFFCDMNEARWTTIVSETHHVIDCDIWLSEDRRPEHKGRWFNVIFKKNN; the protein is encoded by the coding sequence ATATTAGATGTCGGCTGTAGCTCTGGGCGAGATGCTACCTATTTTGCTTCTTTGGGTTATCAAGTAACAGCGATAGATGCCAGTGTTAATTTAATTGAAGGGGCAAAGGAACATTGTAGTTCGAATAAAATTGATTGGTGTGCTTTGAGTTTCAAAGATGTTAAAAGCCAGCCGTGGCAAGGCAGGTTTACTAGGATTTGGGCCTGTGCTTCATTATTACACGTGCCTTTTAGTGAATTGGCTGCAGCTATTGAATTATTACTAGATACGCTGACTGAAGATGGTGTGCTGTATGCGTCGTTTAAATATGGGGAAGGGGAGCGAATAGAGAGTGAGCGCTTCTTTTGCGATATGAATGAGGCGCGTTGGACTACCATCGTATCTGAAACACATCATGTGATTGATTGTGATATCTGGTTATCAGAGGATAGGAGACCTGAGCATAAGGGTAGGTGGTTTAATGTTATTTTTAAGAAAAATAACTGA
- a CDS encoding PIG-L deacetylase family protein, which translates to MNVLTNQAITPEHNHPIVGDRVIEGDGTSQNDWKNWQGLQNLPRLNIAKSFPPHQRVCIFAPHPDDEVLGCGGMLQQLAANGNPIVVVCVTNGEQSHPNSQIYPPQKLNIIRPQESLAALEVLGVAHQVTSIALDLTDGDVFSQQAQFTKKLAAIVQPDDILVTTFMRDGHPDHEATGQVVAAFAKQHHLACYQVLIWAWHWAKPDDSRIPWHCAIRLDLTAEQLQRKTQAIECFASQITVDESTGNPPILSAQTIARISQPWEVYLYESHP; encoded by the coding sequence ATGAATGTCCTAACCAATCAAGCCATAACGCCTGAACACAACCATCCGATTGTTGGTGACCGGGTTATTGAAGGCGATGGGACCAGTCAGAACGATTGGAAAAATTGGCAAGGGTTGCAGAATTTACCCCGATTAAATATTGCAAAAAGTTTTCCGCCACACCAGCGTGTGTGCATTTTTGCGCCGCATCCTGACGATGAAGTGTTGGGCTGTGGCGGTATGCTGCAACAGTTGGCTGCTAATGGTAATCCTATCGTCGTTGTTTGCGTGACCAATGGCGAACAAAGCCACCCAAATTCGCAGATTTATCCCCCGCAAAAGCTTAATATCATCCGTCCACAAGAAAGCCTTGCGGCGTTAGAAGTATTAGGCGTGGCTCATCAGGTCACGTCTATTGCCCTAGATTTAACCGATGGCGACGTGTTTTCCCAACAAGCACAATTTACCAAAAAATTAGCCGCTATTGTCCAGCCTGACGATATTTTAGTGACGACCTTTATGCGCGACGGACATCCCGACCACGAAGCAACAGGGCAAGTGGTAGCGGCATTTGCCAAGCAGCACCATTTAGCGTGTTATCAAGTATTAATTTGGGCATGGCATTGGGCAAAGCCTGATGATAGTCGTATTCCTTGGCACTGTGCCATCCGATTAGATTTAACTGCTGAGCAATTACAGCGTAAAACCCAAGCAATTGAATGCTTTGCCAGTCAAATTACCGTTGATGAGAGTACGGGCAACCCGCCAATTTTATCTGCCCAAACTATCGCTAGAATTAGCCAGCCCTGGGAGGTTTATTTATATGAGTCACACCCCTAA
- a CDS encoding DUF1852 domain-containing protein, with translation MSKEFTCSIKSIRFDENYHPADSTRLTTNFANLARGEHRQENLSKTLRMINNRFNALAHWDNPTADRYSVEVDIISADMDIEGKGNTFPVIETLKTTIVDHKDNKRIDGMIGNSFSSYVRDYDFSVVLSEHSNKNLASPTPEHFGDLHGKLFQYLLNSEAYKANFNKKPVICISVSTSKTYHRTANQHPILGVEYIQDDYSLTDDYFHKMGLTVRYFMAANSAAPLAFYFAGDLLSDYTDLELISAISTMETFQKIYRPEIYNANSTAGQVYQPSLKYQDYSLTQIVYDREERSQMAVTQGKFTEEQFIKPYQAILEQWAASYDVKKQAVKKHAA, from the coding sequence ATGAGTAAAGAATTTACCTGTTCAATTAAGAGCATTCGTTTTGATGAAAACTATCATCCTGCAGACAGCACGCGTCTTACGACTAACTTTGCGAATTTGGCTCGTGGCGAGCATCGTCAAGAGAACTTAAGCAAAACACTAAGAATGATCAATAATCGTTTTAACGCTTTGGCGCATTGGGATAACCCGACAGCAGACCGTTATTCTGTTGAAGTTGACATCATTTCTGCAGATATGGATATTGAAGGCAAGGGTAATACATTCCCTGTAATCGAGACGTTGAAAACAACTATTGTTGACCACAAAGACAACAAGCGTATTGACGGTATGATCGGCAACAGTTTCTCGTCTTATGTACGCGATTACGACTTTAGCGTCGTACTGTCAGAACATAGCAATAAAAACTTAGCATCACCAACGCCAGAGCATTTTGGTGATTTACATGGCAAACTGTTCCAATACTTATTGAACTCAGAGGCATACAAAGCCAACTTTAATAAAAAACCTGTGATTTGCATCAGTGTTTCAACCAGTAAAACCTATCACCGTACTGCCAATCAGCATCCTATATTAGGGGTTGAATACATACAAGATGACTATTCGTTAACCGATGACTATTTCCACAAAATGGGCTTAACCGTTCGCTACTTCATGGCTGCAAATAGTGCTGCGCCTTTAGCGTTTTATTTTGCGGGTGACTTGCTGAGTGATTACACCGATCTTGAGCTGATCAGTGCTATCAGTACCATGGAAACTTTCCAAAAGATCTACCGCCCTGAAATTTACAATGCCAATTCTACAGCAGGTCAAGTGTATCAACCAAGTTTGAAGTACCAAGATTATTCACTGACTCAAATTGTGTATGATCGTGAAGAGCGCAGCCAGATGGCGGTAACCCAAGGTAAATTTACTGAAGAACAGTTCATCAAGCCATACCAAGCCATTCTTGAGCAATGGGCTGCAAGCTATGATGTTAAGAAACAAGCTGTTAAAAAACATGCAGCCTAA
- a CDS encoding alpha/beta fold hydrolase, whose translation MLLDNPFYTQEAQGKYDLYSIGQFELEEGSVIPDLKLAVATYGSLNADKSNAILIPTWFAGTHSVWEQFYIGHGRALDPEKYFIIVVNQIGNGLSISPHNTKDKLIAMSRFPKVRISDDVRAQEKLLREVFGVDKLALVVGGSMGAQQTWEWAVRFPERVLRAAPIAGTAQNTPHNFIFAQTLIDAITSDPGFADGEYSSHTEVSDGLERHADLWAVMGFSTDFWKTEYWRSIQPLIEEQGYNSFEEFQEGFLRTIFRMMDPNALLTMAWKWQRGDVARNTDGDLKAALGRITAKTFVMPIDHDMFFPTADCAAEQAITPNSELRELHTITGHLGLFGFDQSYLNELDQHLAELLDIQV comes from the coding sequence ATGCTATTAGACAATCCGTTTTATACGCAGGAAGCACAAGGAAAGTATGACTTATATTCAATAGGACAATTCGAACTTGAGGAAGGAAGTGTTATTCCCGATCTAAAGCTTGCAGTTGCAACTTACGGGTCTTTGAACGCGGATAAAAGCAATGCTATTCTCATTCCAACCTGGTTCGCTGGGACACACAGTGTTTGGGAGCAGTTTTATATTGGTCATGGCCGTGCTTTGGATCCAGAAAAGTACTTTATTATCGTGGTCAACCAAATTGGTAACGGTCTTTCAATTTCGCCTCACAACACTAAAGATAAGCTTATTGCCATGTCTCGCTTTCCAAAAGTGCGTATCAGTGACGATGTTCGTGCTCAGGAAAAACTACTACGAGAAGTTTTTGGTGTTGATAAGCTAGCGTTGGTTGTTGGTGGTTCAATGGGGGCACAGCAGACTTGGGAATGGGCTGTTCGATTCCCTGAGCGGGTACTGAGGGCAGCCCCTATTGCTGGTACTGCTCAAAATACGCCACACAACTTCATTTTTGCACAGACGTTGATCGATGCTATTACTAGCGACCCTGGTTTTGCTGATGGTGAGTATAGCTCACATACTGAAGTATCGGATGGGCTAGAGCGTCACGCCGACCTTTGGGCAGTGATGGGTTTTTCGACTGACTTCTGGAAAACAGAATATTGGCGTAGCATTCAACCTCTAATTGAGGAACAAGGTTATAATTCTTTTGAAGAATTTCAAGAAGGATTTTTACGTACTATATTTCGAATGATGGATCCCAATGCTCTTTTGACAATGGCTTGGAAGTGGCAACGTGGTGATGTTGCTCGAAATACTGATGGTGATCTTAAAGCGGCATTAGGTCGTATTACTGCAAAAACCTTCGTAATGCCGATAGACCACGATATGTTTTTCCCAACAGCGGATTGTGCAGCTGAGCAAGCAATAACTCCAAATAGTGAATTAAGAGAGTTGCATACTATCACTGGACATCTAGGCCTATTTGGCTTTGATCAAAGCTACCTTAATGAATTGGATCAGCATCTAGCTGAACTACTTGATATACAAGTATAG
- a CDS encoding flavin reductase, producing MIEATDFRNAMSSLTTAVNVVTTQGTSGLHGFTASAVCSVTDTPPTLLVCMNQTSRSHAHFIENKILSVNVLGAQHEQISNAFASKLGSEERFKQGSWTELATGAPVLEDALVSFDCEIENIQEVGTHSIFMCRVVAIKHSQQDESLVYFNRAYHQVGQVGQVEIA from the coding sequence ATGATTGAAGCAACCGACTTTAGAAATGCAATGTCTTCGTTAACGACTGCGGTCAATGTGGTCACCACACAAGGCACATCTGGTCTTCACGGGTTTACTGCGTCTGCGGTATGTAGCGTCACAGATACACCACCAACGTTGTTGGTCTGTATGAATCAGACGTCTCGGTCACATGCCCATTTTATTGAAAATAAAATTTTAAGTGTCAATGTGTTAGGCGCACAGCATGAACAGATATCCAATGCATTTGCATCGAAATTGGGTTCAGAAGAGCGATTTAAACAGGGTTCTTGGACTGAATTAGCAACAGGTGCCCCTGTTTTAGAAGATGCGTTGGTGAGTTTTGATTGTGAGATTGAGAACATTCAAGAAGTTGGAACGCATAGTATTTTTATGTGTCGTGTTGTCGCAATCAAACACAGTCAACAAGATGAAAGTTTGGTTTATTTTAATCGTGCTTATCATCAGGTTGGTCAAGTTGGTCAAGTAGAAATCGCTTAA
- a CDS encoding 3'-5' exonuclease — protein sequence MSTYILDTETTGLSEPHMTEAAYSIVEINDGKVKVLQDPRAKRFNPLKEISLGSMATSHICEGDIANETPHTEFRLPSSVEYLVGHNIDFDMQVLNNAGVTHTPKLICTFAMAAHLLPTLDSHKLVALLYYFHRDIARSQAKDAHAAIADIYFTQLVLSSLIDLANSQGHAITDVNSLYEFSQMARIPTHLSFGKHKGEAIADLATNSDGAGYLKWLLKQDSVDPYLTKACQRALESV from the coding sequence ATGAGTACTTATATACTGGACACAGAAACGACAGGACTAAGTGAACCGCACATGACGGAAGCGGCCTACTCTATTGTTGAGATAAACGATGGCAAGGTAAAGGTATTACAGGATCCGAGAGCTAAGCGTTTTAATCCTCTTAAAGAAATTAGCTTAGGGTCTATGGCAACATCGCATATATGTGAGGGAGATATTGCGAACGAGACCCCTCATACAGAGTTTAGACTACCTAGCAGTGTTGAGTATTTAGTTGGTCACAATATTGATTTTGATATGCAGGTCTTAAACAATGCTGGCGTGACTCATACACCTAAGCTGATATGCACTTTTGCAATGGCTGCCCATCTTCTGCCGACACTCGACAGCCATAAATTAGTCGCACTACTCTATTACTTCCACCGAGATATCGCACGTAGTCAAGCAAAGGATGCACACGCTGCCATTGCTGATATTTACTTTACTCAGCTGGTGCTTAGCAGCCTGATTGATCTGGCTAATAGTCAAGGTCATGCCATAACTGATGTGAATAGCTTATATGAATTTAGCCAAATGGCACGCATACCTACACATTTGAGTTTTGGTAAACATAAGGGTGAGGCTATTGCAGATCTAGCTACCAATTCTGATGGCGCAGGCTATCTTAAGTGGCTGCTTAAACAAGATAGTGTTGATCCTTATTTAACTAAAGCATGCCAGCGCGCACTAGAATCGGTATAA